The genomic window CTTTACATCTTGAGGAATTTTTTGGCTAAAATGTGTTCTAAACTATAGCTGAGTGAATAATAATTACATTTTAAAGAAATTTTTAGTATAAAAAACGGCCTAACATATAACTAAAAGAATAATAGTTATACTTAAAGTAATAATGCGCAAATAACGTTCTCATATAACAATAAATAGCTATTTAAGAATCGACTTGTTAACAATAGAATCAAGGTAAAGATTTACTAGTAAAACTTGAATCGCATACAGTGATAAATAGAGGTAGACTATGTCGCAAGAACAGGAAAAAGATAAGAAAGTTCGTAAAACTATTAAGCGTTCTGCTGAATATAAAAAGGCTATGTCTGATGCTTTTAAAATAGCAGCAAAGGAAATGGAAAAAGTGAGATAGGAATTAATGGCAGTAAAAATAACCCGAAGCTTTCATGTAAAGAAAATTTTATCAGATCTCGTTGTTAATTTAGGTCCTATCGCAGAATTATTTATCACTGAATTCGAAGAATATAAACAAAAGTGTATTGAGTTTGATGATATTCCTATCCCCCCGTACCATATCCAACTGAAACATCCCTCTCATATTGAGACTATTGGCAGAGATAAACCAATGGAAAGGCCTCACTCTGCCAGGCACGAAGAGTTACATCATACTCATCTGTGGCAAGAAAATTGTATCTGGCAAGATGACGGCGGTAAGCTAGTGCAATGGAATAGCACAAGTGATTCATTCATTGTTTATTCCTACTTTATTGACAAAATTGGTGTCCATCACTTTTATATTATTGATTTAGTGTATGACAAAGCACATACCTTAATAGAAAATAACAAACAAATTCTAAAATGGGTCGCTATTGCTAAACAATTTCGGCTGCAAAATATCTGATATAGTGCTAATAACATCAAAATCCCGTGCTTACCTTGATCTACTGGACGATAAAAGAACCTAGATTTTGATATACTAATTGAAATAAAATTACTCCAATCCGTTATTGACTATCGTATCAATGCTCAAATCGAGCAATACGGTTATCTATTTTAATAAGAATAAATTCATGCACACATCCTGTTTGTCAAAGTCTGAACGTATACTCTTTCCGTTAAGTTTAACCTTATTTGAATTTAGCGTGTATATCGCTAATGATATGATCCAACCCGCCATGTTAGAAGTGGTAGCAAATTTTAATGCTAGCGTAAAATGGATCCCCACTTCCATGACCGCTTATCTAGCCGGGGGCGTCTTCTTACAATGGCTATTTGGACCGTTATCAGATAAACGTGGTCGACGTCCCATTATGCTTATTGGCGTCTTGTTCTTTACTATTAGTTGTTTAGCCATTTTACTCGTTTCGAATATCGAGCAGTTTATTGCCATGCGATTCTTACAAGGCATAGGGCTATGCTTTATTGGTTCAGTTGGCTATGCAACTATTCAAGAGGCATTTAACGAAACAGTCTGCGTTAAAATTATTGCGCTAATGGCCAATGTAGCTTTGATTGCCCCTTTATTAGGGCCATTGGCCGGTGCTACATTAATTAATATCCTTCCCTGGCAAGGCATATTTGTTATTTTTGCTGTTTTAGCGTTGATCTCATTTGTCGGTTTGTTTTTCTTCATGCCGGAAACAGTAAAGCAAAAAGGGGAAGCATTATCTTTTCCCCATCTATGGTGTGATTATAAACAAGTGTTAAAAAACCGACGTTTTATCAGCGGCGCACTGGCGATAGGATTTGCCGCCGTACCGCTCCTTGCCTGGATAGCGCTTTCCCCCGTTATTCTTATCAGTGGAGAACAGCTGTCAATGCTCACCTACGCGCTGTTACAAATACCGGTTTTTGGTGGATTAATTATTGGTAACCTAACACTAAGCCATTTAACTGGGAAAAAAACCTTAGTTCAACTGATTAAATTTGGTGGTAAACCGATAATCTTTGGTTTAATTATTGCGACAAGTTCAGCATTTTTCTCATCAGGCACTTACCTATGGATAACAATAGGTCTATCTATATATGCCTTCGGGCTTGGTATGACTAACGCCTGTCTAATCCGACTCACTTTATTTTCCAGTGATGTTAGCAAAGGCACTGTTTCTGCCGCTATGGGCATCATTAACATGGTAATATTTATATTAGGCATAGAGCTTGCCAAAATAGTTTATCTATGGAGAGATGCAAGTGCTTTTAATCTGCTAAATTTATTTTGCGGCTTATGCTGGTTGCTGTTAGTCATATTTTTTACTTACAAACTCCCCCAAAAAGAAGAAGCATCCACAATTAAACAACTCTGACGATTTTCACTTATTCGGATAGCCACAACTGCATGCAGCTGTGGCTAATGATATTTTTATAACCAACAATTACGCTAATTTATTCTTCAATGAACTAGACAACCAACATAAATTTTTAGTATTAAGAAATATAACGACAAAATTTAAAACTAATAAAAATACTCTAAATTTAGACATTAATTTAATCCAATTAATAATAAAACCTAACGAATACATAGTAACTTCTCAAAAATTAGGCATCACATCCTACGATTAATCGCCGCTATTAAATTTAATTACACCATTGCAAAAATCACCAATAATTTACACATAAATTATGATTATGCATCAATTGAAATAATGTTAATTAACAAATAAAACAAATTCTTTTCATAAAAAATATCTGTTATGATTATTTTCTATTAAAGACAATATAAATATATATTATTGGTGAATGCATGTTCAATAAAGTATTAAATATTTTCCATCATAATAAATTCAGTATATCTGCTGCATTATTAGAAAAAAATGATATAGAAAATAAAAATATTAAACTAGGAAAGTTAATGGGAAGTGGTACAGAGGGAAAAGTATATCAAGATGCCAATAATAAACATTTTTATATAAAAAAACCGTATATTAATGATAGCTATATAGAATCCAAAATGAGAGAACAGGTAGACTGTTTTAATAAATATTATGGCGAAGGATCAGCGGCTTTAATAGAAAATGATGGTATATTTTATATTAGAATGTATAAAGTACCTGGAGTACCAATTAGTAGCATTGATGATAAAATATTTCCACCCAGTGCGCAGGAGCGCTTTCAGCATATGATTTGCGATTTAGGGGATGCAGGCATTATGCATGTTGATTTAAACTTTAAAAACATTCTTTATGATAAAGAAACAAATACCTTTTATCCAATAGATTTTTCTAACGGGCGTGAAACGTATCACAGTGGAAGCAAAAACATCAAAAACTCAATAAATAGTGTTTCAGAAATGATGTATGATTGGGCACTTAAGTATATTATCGAACATACATACTAACCTACCAAAAATCAAAATAATCCCTATCAATCTCGCTGAGTATAAGCAATAACAAAACTGCTTTCAGCGATTTACAATATCAATTCAACCAACTTTCATACTAAAGTGTTAGAACATTAACAACAGCAATAAAACCTAATAATACCTCAACCATTAGTATCCCCTCAAAAATTAGGTGTCACAGCCTGCGGTCTCCACCAATAGGTTTGGTTAAACTCTTGCTTTTACCTTATCGCCATTCTTTGATCGTTTTCTTTTCAACCACTACATTAATGCGGGTAATTTCTCCCACCTTGTCTAATAACCGCGTTGATAATAACTTTTTAGCTTATAAATGGTTTTGCTAACCCGATTTAGTATGCCTTATAATAACCAGTGCATTCAACAGTTGTCTTAGCGCAACCGTGTTTACCACAGGCACAGCCAATGCGAGTTAACATGAGATTTATCCTTTATTTATATTTAGTATTAAGAAAACTTCTGTTTAATATCTAGTCAATAATTTTTAACACTAATTGTGTGAAAACTTATATAAAAAATACAATACAGACATCTCTACACAATTTTATTGCCTTTACACTAATACTATTGAGTTACTACATAAATTAACTATTGTTAGTTATTCTTATTTACGTTTGGAAAATAAAATATGAAATCTTTATGCAAAATTGTTATTGTTACAGTTTTTCTAACATTTAGTTATTTATCATCAGCAGAAGATAACAATGTCACGACTGATACAAATAAAAAGCCAACCAAAAAATGTTTTATACGTTTTGACAGCCCTAGTAAATGTACGCCTGTAAACTACATCATTGATGGTTTGCCTAATGCTAAGTAATTTTCATTTTCAACAGTAGCAAAGTGGCAAAAAGTATTTTGTAATTAATTTTAAATATTTTTTATTTAATAATGAAAGGATAAATTATGAAATTGATATTCAAGGCATTAACTATCATCTCACTTTTAGTACTTAGCTTTCTTTCTTTAGCAGATAATAATGATGAGACTATACCGAGAGATATGAGTTATGAAGGTTTGATTGAAGCACATTTACCTGAAGCACATTTTCCTGAAACCAATTTAATTAAAGCTTATTTACCTGAAGCATATTGATCATGAGCCAATTTGCATAGCTACGAAATGATGTTACACCAGTAACGATAATCCTACACACTTTGTATCGACCAATAGAAATTACGAAACAAGTTTTCGTCTTTCGTTCTTAGCACAACAGCTAAATAAACATACCTCTTCACATTAGGAAGAGGTAAATAATAAACCGCAGCTATTTTACCAAATATAAATCTATTTTGTTTCTTACTAGCGTTTAGGAAATTATTTTTTTATAAACCTCTCTCACGTTTTTCCCCAATTCAAAATCGGACTACTAAATATTTAGTTTAAGAAAACTTTTTTTTGATATCTAGTAGATAATATTTCACACCAATTGTGTGAAATATTATATAAAAAAATAAAAAATATTCTATTTATAATATTTTATTGCATTTACATTAATGTTATTGAGTTGTTAATTATTAAGGTTAATATTTATAATGATTTTCATTAATAGTTAAGGGATAAATTATGAATAGATTATTTAAAATATTTACTGCGGCATTTATTCTAGGGTTGAGTGCTTATTCGTTCGCTCAAGATGTAAATTCATCTGATGATAAAATTGATTTCGGAAAAGTAGACTTTCCAGGCGGAATCAAATCAGAACCCCTTATAACTGACTATTTTGTAGACGAAAATAATGAACTACAATCTATAGCGCCAAGAATGTAAGAGTATTGCTGTTTTTTATAAAGCATATATTAAGGTTGCCTCTTCATAATAGAATAGGTAACCTTAAATCACCGCTTAGCAAATACCTTGCTATTTACCAATCTCTTTAAAACAAATAGATAATTATTTTTTTGCTAATAAACCTCTCCCCCCTAACAACCATACCTTTAAAATTTAGAACTGAGTTCTGAGACGAAAATAATTTCGTTCAGCACCAGGCAAGAATCGATTGAGTCTTGTATCATCCACGGGTTAGTCTTTGCATGTATGGCTTCGACAAGCAACCGATGAAACATTTTTAGTTGGTTACAAAAACCTTATACTATGAATGGGTTAAATGTGAAAAACATAGCCAGTCACTTAACTTGCGGCGTTAATAAACAATTTATTTATTTTTTAATATGATCCATGAATTAACTGGCATGCCAGACAGGATTGGAAGCTGTGCTCTACAGCTGAGAAATGAGCTGATTTATCTTATGATTGATAGAAATATGGCATCTTTTCTCACTCACATGTTAATAGGTGCTTGCATAAATCAATATATAGTACATCATACTGGCGAGTACTGGTTTCTAATTTTTCCCACCATAATATAGCTAAGGCTCTTTATACTAACCCAGGTAAAAAGTTATTAGTCAGCTTCGATAAAATTAGTTATTTAATCTTTATTAAATCTTTTTGCTATATTTTATCTTAGTTTTTAATGCTTATATTGATCACGCCAAAACTACTCTAAGTATTCGTTAAATAAGGAATATCTTTATTGTTAAAATAGCCTAAGAAAACGCTGTCGCTATAATCAATTTCATATAGCGACAGGCTCAAATAATTTTACTTTTAGCCAGTAATCGTTTGGGGAATTTATAGGTTAGTTATTTTTACATCCAAAACACGATATGAAAAAAAATTTTCATCACTTGAATAATCAAATTTTATTATAGTTTCCCATCTATTATCTTTTAACTCAAAAACTTTAATTTTTTCGCCATAATTATCATGGTAGCAATATTCTAGAAAATGGTTTTTATGTTCTTCAGAGGCTAAATCTTTTAATGTCAAAAAATGTTTTTTTGCTTCTATAGAATTTAATTCTGTTAGAGCGTTATTTAATTTTGCTATACAAGAATATGCTTTTTCTTTTCCCGTAGAAAAAAAGAAATCTTTTATTTTTTCCCATAAAGTTAATTGAATTGGTGAATTATTTTTTTGTATTTCTTTAATATCTCCAATACTGATCTTTTCTCTTATAAAAAAACTATTTCCAATAGATAAACTCATGATTAAATACCTACTAATTCTCTGATGTTAAACTTGTATTCTTTATAATTTAAAACAAATTAATTTTAATTAAATAAATTGTTTCATTTATACAGTATTACCCTATCTATATTCTGTGTAGTGTTCAACCAAAATTGGTTTTTATTGGCTTACCTATTGCACCAATCATGCCAGTGCCATCTTGTTTTCTATAAACCAATCAGAAAAATCTACTGCTTTTAGCCGACTGGAAACCGGTTCATCATTTTTTAGCTCAGGTTTACCTGGATTGCCTGCCAGCTTTTTTTGACTATCAGTTTTGGGCGACGACTCGATTTTCCCGGCGTGCCTGCCATAGTGATAGCTTTTCCATCCTTAATTTCGATTTACTTCAAAATAGCTACTGCGTTCGGTGGTTGTCTGTCTTAGACTAACCGCTTTTATAGTAGGAGCGGAGGTTTCAGCGTAGCATGAGATTTATCGTCAGATGATACATTTTTACTAATTGTATTAATAAATTAGCGGTATTTTTGCTACATATTTATATAAAATTCTATTAATTGCACTTTTATAGAAATTTTATTTATTTACACGAATGTTATTTAAATATTAATTATGCAAGGTGTTATAATTAATACTTTTCACTTACCCATGAAAAATAAACGACGAACAAATTACTCAAAATATTGATTGTATTTTTTCTGGCTTTTAGCTTTATCAGTATTTGCCACGCGATGGCTACACCTACACCGATATATGTTTGTCAGAATATCGTTGTCAACAAGGAAGATAGTAAACGCCATTGTTATACATTTGACACTAAGGGCCAACTCTATGACATTATTTTGCAAGATGATAATTGATTTATTTTTTACCAGATACCATACCGCCCACTTCTTAGCGACCTCAAGG from Arsenophonus sp. aPb includes these protein-coding regions:
- a CDS encoding MFS transporter, which translates into the protein MHTSCLSKSERILFPLSLTLFEFSVYIANDMIQPAMLEVVANFNASVKWIPTSMTAYLAGGVFLQWLFGPLSDKRGRRPIMLIGVLFFTISCLAILLVSNIEQFIAMRFLQGIGLCFIGSVGYATIQEAFNETVCVKIIALMANVALIAPLLGPLAGATLINILPWQGIFVIFAVLALISFVGLFFFMPETVKQKGEALSFPHLWCDYKQVLKNRRFISGALAIGFAAVPLLAWIALSPVILISGEQLSMLTYALLQIPVFGGLIIGNLTLSHLTGKKTLVQLIKFGGKPIIFGLIIATSSAFFSSGTYLWITIGLSIYAFGLGMTNACLIRLTLFSSDVSKGTVSAAMGIINMVIFILGIELAKIVYLWRDASAFNLLNLFCGLCWLLLVIFFTYKLPQKEEASTIKQL
- a CDS encoding type II toxin-antitoxin system YafO family toxin, which produces MAVKITRSFHVKKILSDLVVNLGPIAELFITEFEEYKQKCIEFDDIPIPPYHIQLKHPSHIETIGRDKPMERPHSARHEELHHTHLWQENCIWQDDGGKLVQWNSTSDSFIVYSYFIDKIGVHHFYIIDLVYDKAHTLIENNKQILKWVAIAKQFRLQNI
- a CDS encoding lipopolysaccharide kinase InaA family protein encodes the protein MFNKVLNIFHHNKFSISAALLEKNDIENKNIKLGKLMGSGTEGKVYQDANNKHFYIKKPYINDSYIESKMREQVDCFNKYYGEGSAALIENDGIFYIRMYKVPGVPISSIDDKIFPPSAQERFQHMICDLGDAGIMHVDLNFKNILYDKETNTFYPIDFSNGRETYHSGSKNIKNSINSVSEMMYDWALKYIIEHTY